GCGGCCCCACTCGGATTTTGATTTGGCCGCGCACCCGCAAGGCATCAATGGCATTAAGCAACAGATTGGCGAATACCTGCCGAAATTCGGCCGCATGCCCCCAGGCGCTGGCAGGGCCGCGGTATTCCCTCTCAATACGGATGGCTTTTTTGCGAATCGCAGGCGTACACAATTCCAGCACGCTATCGAGGACCTCAGGGATTTCAACATTCACCGGATTGGCCGTGTCCTTATAGAAAGACAGCACCTGGCGGGAAATCTGGCTGGCGCGCGACACTTCGTCCAGCAGCATATTGGCGTAACGCTGAGCCTCCGCATCCAGGGAGGGGTGAGTACTCAAGAGATAGCCGAGGTTAGTGATCGCTTCCAAGGGATTATTTACTTCGTGCGCGATCGCGGCTGACATGCGCCCAATGGCAGCCAGTTTCTCTGACTGAATCAGCGCGGCTTCGGCCCGCTTGCGGTCGGAAATATCACGAGCGATCTTAGAGGACCCAATCACCCGGTCATTTGCGTCCCGGACGGGTGAGATGGTGAGCGAAACCTGCACCCGTTCGCCATTTTTCTTCAGGCGCTCAGTTTCGTAATGCTTGATCGGTTCTCCTGCCCGCAGCCTGGCCAGGATCTCGTATTCTTCTGAATGCAGCTCGGGAGGGATCAGGGTGAGAATGGATTTCCCGATAATTTCTTCCGGGTTATACCCGAAGAGGCGGGTTGCTGCCTCATTCCAGCTGTTGATAACTCCATTCAGGTCCGTTCCGATAATGGCATCGCTGGCCGACTGAACAATCGCCGCCAGCCTGGATCGAACCTCATCGGCTTGGCGGCGCTCACCGATGTCGCGTGCTATCTTCGAGGCCCCAATTACCTTGCCCGTTGTATCCTTGATAGGAGAGATGGTCAGCGAGACGTATATGGTCTCGCCATTCTTCCTTACTCGTCTCGTTTCGTAATGGTCGATCTTCGAACCCCCTGCCAGCTTGCGCAGGATCTCGGGCTCCTCGCCGTGCAATTCGGGGGGGATCAACTCCAGAACGGACTTACCGATGATTTCCTCGGGGGCATAACCGAACAAACGCGATGCAGCCGCGTTCCAACTGGTGATGATACCGCGCAAATCCTTTCCGACAATGGCGTCGTCGGAGGAGTCCACGATGGCCGCAAGTTGCAACTTTGACCTGTACGTCAAAGCATTCTCAATCGCCAGCGCGGCGCCCTGGGCTAACAACATAAGAATGTGCTGGTCCGCCAGATCAAAAGGTCGCCCGTCGAGTCTGTTATGGAGTTGGACAAACGCGATCACCTCTTCGTGCCGGTCAACGACAGGGACACTCATGGCTGACCACACATTAAAATTCTCGTTGAGTTCTGGCCTTATCTGGGGATCCTCGGCTGCCGAGTTGGTTACATACGGCCGTTTGTTCACCAGCAGCCATCCTGGCAGCCCGTGGCCAGGAGGAAATGTGCGTTCGAAAGGCAACGCTTCCTGTTGGCGACGAAAGGAGCGCGAGACCAACTCTGCTCCTTTGCGCACCCCCACAAAGCCTGACTCTGCTCCCAGCAATGTCAATGCATCGTCCAGCAGCCAATCTAATAGCTGGTTCGTGTCCAAGCTGGAACTTAACCGGGCGGTACTGCGCAGCAGACCTTCAACCGTGGCGGTGCTCAGGGTGTGTTCGACCCGAGCAAGGTATTCTCCCTGAGGTGTCGGCGCAGGCTTGGGGGTTCGGAACTGCGTAGATTCACTCATTCTGGTGATCTGCTTAACCCTGAAGTAAGATGCAGGTCCTGGGCGGTAGTCCGCCTTGATTGAGCAATTTACATATTAACCCCGCCCGCTGCGATTGCGCAGCAGCCGTCGCTTCGAAACACATTGCCTGCACCTCAAAGATACCCATCCTAAGGCCTGCCGCGCGGGCAGGCTAAGCAAAAAATGGAACTTTCCTTGATGGCTTCTCCGGACTGCTTTTCGTTCCAGAGCTGGTTACCCTCCAGATAACACAACAGCAAGCCAAAGCGGTTGCCGCCGTCCTGAACGGCTGCTCCTCACCGCGTATCTCGATCCCGATTGGAGGAATCCATTGCAAAAAGCATTATGTATGTTTTTGTTTTCTTGCGTGCTTGCGCTGACGGCGTGTGGTGGCAGTGCGTCCTCGAGTTCCCCCCGGGCTCTGGCCGCATCTGCTCCTCTTCCCACTGGTCTCTCGCTGACCGACCTGGTCAGCAACAATACGAGCGCCGCCAGCAGCTTTCGGACCCAGCGCAACGGGAATATCGAGCCAAAGAATGTGAGCAAGGTATCGGTCCGCAGCCAGTTAAACGTCCCGGCCAGCACCCGGATTTACGCCCACCTGATGGTGTGGTTCGGAACTTCCCGCCACATGGACGTTGGATACAACTCCGCTGACCCTAAACAGGTGCATAGGCAGCTCGACGATATGCAAAGCCGCGGGATCCAGGGCGCCATCGTGGACTGGTATGGAACCGACCCAAGCCATCAGCACGAAGAGACGGCCACCGCCGCGGTAATGGAGGATGCCAGCCAGCGCAATGACTTCCAGTTTGCGATCATGGAGGATGGAAATGGCGGGCCGCTGGTTTGCGCCAAGAAACCCGGGTGCAGCATCACCAAGCAGGTGATTTCCGATGTGAAGCATATCGCTCGTAAGTACCAGGGTTCTCACGCTTACATGACCATCGGCGGACGCCCGGTGGTGTTCTTCTTCGGGCTGGAGATATACCCTGTGGACTGGAACGCGGTACGGGCCGCGGTGGGAAAGGACCAGGTATTCATTTTCCGCAACGCAGTGGGCTTTCAATACCCTCAGACCAACGGCGGCTTCGGATGGGTAAACATTACCCCGGGAAACCCTCAGGATTGGGGGCAGAACTACCTGGATTCATTCTATGCGGCCGGCTTGGAACACGCGGACCACACGGTAATTGGAAGCGCTTACAAGGGATTCAACGACACAATCTCCGGCTGGAGCCAGCGGCGGGTTGTGAATCAAAAGTGTGGGCAAACCTGGTTGAAAACCTTGGACGAGATCGGAAAGTTCTACTCTCAGAGCTCTCAACTTGCCGGGATCCAGTTGGTCACCTGGAACGACTACGAGGAAGGTACCGAGATCGAATCCGGGATTGACAATTGCGTCAGCGTTCGCGCGCGCGCAACCGGCGGGAGCATTCAGTGGACCCTGCAGGGCGATGAGGGCACAGTGGATCACTACGAAATCTGGAGCACGACCAACG
The Terriglobales bacterium DNA segment above includes these coding regions:
- a CDS encoding PAS domain S-box protein, which translates into the protein MSESTQFRTPKPAPTPQGEYLARVEHTLSTATVEGLLRSTARLSSSLDTNQLLDWLLDDALTLLGAESGFVGVRKGAELVSRSFRRQQEALPFERTFPPGHGLPGWLLVNKRPYVTNSAAEDPQIRPELNENFNVWSAMSVPVVDRHEEVIAFVQLHNRLDGRPFDLADQHILMLLAQGAALAIENALTYRSKLQLAAIVDSSDDAIVGKDLRGIITSWNAAASRLFGYAPEEIIGKSVLELIPPELHGEEPEILRKLAGGSKIDHYETRRVRKNGETIYVSLTISPIKDTTGKVIGASKIARDIGERRQADEVRSRLAAIVQSASDAIIGTDLNGVINSWNEAATRLFGYNPEEIIGKSILTLIPPELHSEEYEILARLRAGEPIKHYETERLKKNGERVQVSLTISPVRDANDRVIGSSKIARDISDRKRAEAALIQSEKLAAIGRMSAAIAHEVNNPLEAITNLGYLLSTHPSLDAEAQRYANMLLDEVSRASQISRQVLSFYKDTANPVNVEIPEVLDSVLELCTPAIRKKAIRIEREYRGPASAWGHAAEFRQVFANLLLNAIDALRVRGQIKIRVGPRLGRDGQSPEVVRITIADNGTGIPPEAMRKIFEPFFTSKQGKGSGLGLWVSQGIIRKHGGSIRVRSSTNSDRSGTVFRILLPMRAAAV